One region of Flavobacterium sp. KACC 22763 genomic DNA includes:
- the ffh gene encoding signal recognition particle protein codes for MFDNLSDKLDKAFHILKGHGKITEVNVADTLKEVRRALLDADVNFKIAKDFTARVKDKAIGQDVLTTLQPGQLLVKLVKDELTELMGGDVAGVNLSGNPTVILMSGLQGSGKTTFSGKLANFLKTKKNKKPLLVACDIYRPAAINQLHVVGDQIGVEVYSEPENKNPVEIAQNAIKHAKANGFNVVIVDTAGRLAVDQEMMDEIARVHKAIQPQETLFVVDSMTGQDAVNTAKAFNDILNFDGVILTKLDGDTRGGAALSIKSIVNKPIKFVGTGEKMEAIDVFYPERMAERILGMGDVVSLVERAQEQFDEEEARKLQKKIAKNEFGFDDFLTQIQQVKKMGNMKDLVGMIPGASKAMKDVEIEDDAFKHIEAIIYSMTPGERSKPAIIDVKRKARIAKGSGTKVEQVNQLMKQFDQMSKMMKMMQGPGGKNLMKMMGGMKGMPGGMPGGMPK; via the coding sequence ATGTTTGATAATTTAAGTGATAAGTTAGATAAAGCGTTCCATATATTAAAAGGGCACGGTAAAATTACAGAAGTAAACGTTGCCGATACCTTAAAAGAAGTTCGTCGTGCATTACTTGATGCCGATGTTAACTTTAAAATTGCTAAAGATTTTACAGCAAGAGTTAAAGACAAAGCAATTGGTCAGGACGTACTTACAACCTTACAGCCAGGACAATTATTAGTAAAACTGGTAAAAGATGAGTTGACAGAATTAATGGGTGGAGATGTTGCTGGTGTTAACTTATCAGGAAATCCAACTGTGATTTTGATGTCAGGACTTCAAGGTTCTGGTAAAACGACTTTCTCTGGAAAATTAGCAAACTTCTTAAAAACTAAGAAAAACAAGAAACCACTTCTTGTAGCCTGTGATATCTACCGTCCAGCGGCGATTAATCAGTTGCATGTTGTGGGAGATCAAATAGGTGTTGAGGTTTACTCAGAACCAGAAAATAAAAATCCCGTAGAAATTGCTCAAAATGCAATTAAACACGCTAAAGCAAACGGTTTCAATGTTGTTATCGTCGATACAGCAGGTCGTTTAGCAGTAGATCAGGAAATGATGGACGAAATTGCACGTGTTCACAAAGCAATTCAGCCACAAGAAACATTGTTCGTTGTAGACTCTATGACAGGACAAGACGCTGTAAATACAGCAAAAGCTTTCAACGATATCTTGAACTTTGATGGAGTTATCTTAACGAAATTAGATGGTGATACTCGTGGTGGAGCGGCACTTTCAATCAAATCGATTGTAAACAAACCAATCAAATTTGTTGGTACTGGAGAAAAAATGGAAGCAATTGATGTTTTCTATCCAGAACGTATGGCTGAGCGTATCTTAGGGATGGGAGACGTTGTGTCTCTTGTTGAAAGAGCTCAGGAACAATTTGACGAAGAAGAAGCAAGAAAACTTCAAAAGAAAATTGCTAAAAACGAATTTGGTTTTGATGACTTCTTAACGCAGATTCAGCAAGTGAAGAAAATGGGTAATATGAAAGACTTGGTTGGAATGATACCAGGTGCTTCAAAAGCGATGAAAGACGTTGAAATCGAAGACGACGCTTTCAAACATATCGAAGCGATCATTTATTCGATGACGCCAGGAGAAAGAAGCAAACCAGCCATTATCGACGTAAAAAGAAAAGCCAGAATCGCAAAAGGTTCAGGAACTAAAGTCGAGCAAGTAAATCAGCTGATGAAGCAGTTTGACCAAATGAGCAAGATGATGAAAATGATGCAAGGTCCAGGCGGAAAAAATCTGATGAAAATGATGGGAGGTATGAAAGGGATGCCGGGTGGTATGCCAGGAGGAATGCCGAAATAA